From the genome of Bacteroidota bacterium, one region includes:
- the kdpB gene encoding potassium-transporting ATPase subunit KdpB produces the protein MNKSEKQNSKLFTKKIFIEALKDSFIKLNPVSLIKNPVIFIVGIGAVLTTLIVLGEIFSHSYSSFNLQITIWLWFTVLFANFSEAIAEGRGKAQAESLRKSRTQTKARRLLNKKEEIIMATELRKGDIVVCESGDIIPADGEVIEGIASVDESAITGESAPVIRESGGDRNAVTGGTKVISDRILVRIVSEQGNTFLDRMIALVEGAKRQKTPNEIALTILLSGLTIIFLLAVASLPAFFGYSLIASKMNPSLNLKLPVLISLLVCLIPTTIGGLLNAIGISGMDRLLQKNVIATSGKAIEAAGDVDVLLLDKTGTITLGNRMASEFIPAEGISNEELADAAQLSSLADETPEGRSIVVLAKKLFNLRGRNIPQKDTVFVPFTAQTRMSGIDINLPDGSVRHIRKGASDTIRKFIENNDGYFPKNVEETVNNLAKQGATPLVVAENNRVLGVIHLKDIVKGGIKQRFAQLRKMGIRTVMITGDNPLTAAAIAAEAGVDDFLAEAKPEDKLYRIRQEQANGHLVGMIGDGTNDAPALAQADVGIAMNSGTQAAREAGNMVDLDSNPTKLIEVVETGKQLLITRGALTTFSVANDVSKYFAIIPAIAATLYATASHQGPLSALNIMKLSTPQSAILSAVIFNALIIILLVPMALKGVKYRPLNANSLLSRNILIYGAGGLIVPFIGIKLIDLFLVLIHAV, from the coding sequence ATGAACAAATCAGAGAAACAAAATTCAAAATTGTTTACTAAAAAGATATTTATTGAGGCTCTTAAAGATTCTTTCATCAAATTAAACCCGGTTTCTTTAATCAAAAATCCGGTCATATTTATTGTAGGAATTGGAGCGGTACTTACGACACTCATTGTCCTGGGAGAAATCTTCTCCCATTCTTATTCCTCATTCAACCTCCAGATCACGATCTGGTTATGGTTCACCGTATTGTTCGCCAATTTTTCGGAAGCAATTGCCGAAGGAAGGGGAAAGGCACAGGCCGAAAGCCTCAGAAAGAGCCGCACGCAGACAAAAGCCCGCCGGTTATTAAATAAAAAGGAAGAAATCATCATGGCCACAGAACTAAGAAAAGGCGACATTGTGGTTTGTGAAAGCGGGGATATTATTCCTGCCGACGGCGAAGTCATAGAAGGAATTGCCAGTGTTGATGAATCAGCCATTACCGGAGAATCGGCTCCGGTAATTCGCGAAAGCGGCGGCGACCGGAATGCCGTAACCGGAGGTACAAAGGTAATCAGTGACAGGATTTTAGTCAGGATTGTTTCTGAACAGGGAAATACTTTTCTGGACAGGATGATTGCGCTGGTTGAGGGAGCCAAACGTCAGAAAACGCCCAATGAAATTGCACTGACCATTTTATTATCCGGGCTTACCATCATTTTCCTGTTGGCTGTAGCATCCCTGCCGGCATTTTTCGGATACAGCCTCATCGCCTCCAAAATGAATCCTTCTCTTAACCTGAAGCTGCCCGTTTTGATATCATTGCTGGTCTGCCTGATACCTACGACAATAGGTGGATTGCTCAATGCAATCGGCATAAGCGGCATGGACAGGCTTCTGCAGAAAAATGTAATTGCCACCAGCGGCAAAGCCATAGAAGCCGCCGGCGATGTCGATGTTCTGTTGCTGGACAAAACCGGTACCATCACTCTGGGAAACCGTATGGCTTCAGAGTTTATCCCTGCTGAAGGTATTTCCAATGAAGAGCTGGCCGATGCAGCCCAATTATCATCCCTGGCCGATGAAACTCCTGAAGGCCGTTCCATTGTTGTACTTGCAAAAAAATTATTCAACCTCAGGGGTAGGAATATCCCGCAGAAAGATACGGTTTTTGTTCCCTTCACGGCCCAAACCCGGATGAGCGGAATCGACATTAATTTACCCGACGGTTCCGTCAGGCATATCCGGAAAGGAGCTTCGGATACCATCAGAAAATTCATTGAAAATAATGACGGTTATTTTCCGAAAAATGTGGAGGAAACCGTGAATAATCTGGCCAAACAGGGAGCAACGCCATTGGTCGTTGCAGAGAACAACCGGGTACTTGGTGTCATTCATTTAAAGGATATTGTAAAAGGCGGCATCAAACAACGGTTTGCCCAACTCCGGAAGATGGGAATCCGCACCGTTATGATCACCGGGGATAATCCGCTGACTGCCGCGGCCATTGCAGCAGAAGCCGGTGTGGACGATTTTCTGGCTGAAGCAAAACCCGAAGATAAACTTTACAGGATCAGGCAGGAACAAGCCAACGGACATCTGGTCGGAATGATCGGGGACGGCACAAACGATGCCCCTGCCTTGGCCCAGGCAGATGTCGGGATTGCTATGAATTCAGGAACACAGGCAGCCCGGGAAGCCGGTAATATGGTTGATCTCGACAGCAACCCCACCAAACTGATTGAGGTTGTTGAAACGGGAAAGCAACTGCTCATCACCCGCGGAGCGCTGACTACTTTCAGCGTAGCCAATGATGTTTCCAAGTATTTTGCCATCATCCCAGCAATTGCTGCAACTCTGTATGCCACAGCAAGCCATCAGGGGCCGCTCTCTGCCCTGAATATCATGAAACTGTCAACTCCTCAAAGCGCCATTTTAAGCGCCGTCATTTTCAATGCCCTGATTATTATCCTGCTTGTTCCCATGGCCTTAAAAGGAGTAAAATACCGGCCTTTAAATGCAAACTCCCTGCTAAGCCGGAATATACTAATTTACGGCGCTGGCGGATTAATCGTGCCGTTTATCGGTATCAAATTGATTGACCTGTTTCTCGTTTTAATACATGCTGTTTAA